The genomic interval TTCCAGGTGTTGCCTCCGTCAATACTTACCAATACCTCAAACATACCCATATCACGACCGTTCATATTATACGCAAATGCCAGTACAGGTTCCGATAACCCTTCAATGCTAAACTCAGGGCTGGTTAAGGATGCTTTTTTTGAAGGATAATTCTGAAACGATTTGATATATACGTAACAATCTCCTTCATAAGCTGTTAAGGGACCCGTGTCATCGGTCGGTGTCATCCCAATATTCAGCGACCAGTCAAAATCGTCGTTTTCATCCTGTATCCACTTCCCATAAACATATTCAAAACTTTCCACATACGGGAAATAGGAAATAGTATGGTCATTACCCTGTCCGAGGCTAAACCGCGGGATAAGGATAATGACCGGCAGCATGATCAACAACAATAACTTTTTGATTAGTGTATAGAGTTTCGTCATAGTCGTTGGTTTTTATCCTGAAATACGACTGCAAGATATTGATTAAAAACGCTGAAATCAATTAGATAATGATTGATTTTTGTTTGTGTGATAAACCGAGAAGCACACGGGAAACTACGTAGGCAGGAACAGGGTTTTTCAGGATATACCGGATGGCAGAGATGATATTTTCCTGGTAACTATTTCATTTTCAAAAATGAAACTTCCGTCTCGGTAAGAAAACGCCATTTGCCCCGGGGCAGGTCCTTTTTAGTCAGACCGGCATACACCACCCTGTCGAGGTTAACCACGGTATAACCGAGCGACTCAAATATCCTCCTTACAATGCGGTTTCTTCCTGAATGAAGCTGCAGTCCAATATCCTTTTTACTTCCGCTAACCTGGTCATAGGCAATCCCATCCACTTTGATGAAACCATCTTCCAGTTCCAATCCCTCTGCAATAGCCAGCATATCTTTTTTAGTAAGGTTCTTATCGAGAGTAACGTGGTACAGTTTCATCACCCGGTGACTGGGATGTGTTAGCTTCTTAGCCAGGTCGCCATCATTGGTAAGTAGGAGCAGCCCTGTGGTATTACGGTCAAGCCTGCCGACGGGGTAGATCCTTTCTTTACAAGCTGAGCTTACTATCTGCATCACCGTTTTTCTCTCATAGGGATCATCGGTAGTGGTTATAAAACCTTTGGGTTTATTCAGAAGCACATAGCGCATGATCTCCCTGCTCAGGGTTTGGTCACCATATTGAACCTTATCGGAGGGAGAAACCTTTGTCCCCACCTGTGTTACAACCACTCCGTTAACTTTAATGACCCCGGCTTCGATCAGGGTGTCGGCTTCTCTGCGTGAACAAATACCGGCATCGGCAATGAATTTGTTGAGACGTATAAGACCATCATCCGTTCCCTTCAGATAGGATGATTTGCTTATGCGTTTTTTCCTAATAACCGGACTCTTCTTCCATTCTGATGGTTTATCTTCTTCACGGCTCTTTTTAGACAAAAATTTGCCCGTTTGAGGTTTGCCAAATTTCTTTTCAAACCCTGTTTTTCCTTCAGGATGTTCGTCGCGCTTTTTTTTAAATGGTTTGTCGTCAGGTTTACGAAGAACCTTACGGCGGGCTTTTTCTTCCGGGGAACCGGTCCCGGCAGCACTTTTCTTGCCGGAGGCACTCTTCCTCCCTGCCATGGGCTTCCGTTTACCCGGATTTTCCCTTTTACCCTTTTCCTGCATTATGTATGATTTTGGTCTGCAAAAGTACAAAACAATGCAATCGTTTGTCAAAGTGTAGGATAGAATGCGTCAGGGATATGGTTGATCCTGGTATTTTCTTCCCCGGTCAGGATGGCGATGATATCAAAACGCACCTCTTCCTGAAGGTTTTTTCTTAAGACATAGGCATTGGCTGCCCTTACCAGGAGGCGTTGTTTCCTCCGGTCGACAAAAGCCTCAGGCTCACCGGCCCAGTTGCTGGTGCGGGTTTTTACTTCCACGATGACAATTGTATCACCGTCACGGGCAACAATATCGATTTCATTCTTCCCCAGTTGCCAGTTTTGTTCCAGGATACGGTAACCTTTCTTTTGCAGGAATTCGAGGGCCATATCCTCGCCCTTTTTTCCCGTTTCGTTATGTTCAGCCATGGTTCAGGGTTTATATCGCAGGGACATTTGCCTCCCGGAAACTACTTCCGCTTCCCTGCCTAATATTAGTACCCTGTTTTCGAAAATATGCCCTGCCGGGACAGAAAAAAATACGGGATAATTAAAATTTTTAACGGCATCCAGGATGATCTCCTCTGCTGTCATACCGTAAGGCGTTTCATTGTCGCGCATATCGCTCATCCCGCCGATCATCAGTCCTGCAAGATTATCCAGCATACCTGATCGTTTCAGGCCCAGCATCATCCTGTCGATATGGTAAAGATATTCATCCACATCTTCCAGGAACAGAATTTTTCCTGCCGTATTGATTTGCGAAGCGGAGCCAATAAGGCTGTAAAGGATGGAAAGGTTGCCACCTGTGATCAAACCCTGGCATGAACCCGGACGGTTCAGGGGATGTGGAGGGAAGAAAAAGCTGCAATCCTCACCGCATAATGCCTTTCTGAGGGATTCAAACCCCTCTCTGGAATATTCATCCTGAAGGTTCACCGGCATGGGAGCATGCATGGTTTGTACTCCGAAATTTCTGTGAATGTGGGAATGCAAAACGGTAACATCGCTGAATCCGGCAATCCATTTCGGGTTATTACTAAAACCCGTGAAATCAATCTTATCGATGATCCTTACTGTCCCATAACCACCCCTGGCACAAACAACAGCCCGGATGGCAGGATCGTCAAGCGCCTGTTGAAGATCATATGCTCTTTCCTCATCGCTTCCTGCAAACTGATGCTGAACGGAATACAAATGCCGCCCGGTAACAACGCGGAAACCCCATTCCCGGAAAAGCCCGATAGCTTTATCAATGTATGTTTTCTCCGCTTTCCTGGCCGTGGATACAATGCTTACGGTGTCTCCCGGTTTTAAGAATGGTGGTATGATCATCCGGATTTTTTTACCAAATTTAATTTAAATAATTTATACAGATGACATCTCCATCACGGGAGATGACATCTGAAAAAACCTATGGATTCAATTCACTTCTCCGGGGCAGCACAATAAAAAATTCTGTACCGGTCTGACCATTCTCCGGCTCATTATTTGACGTAACGTCAATTTTGCCTTTATGCATCTTAACAATCCCGTAAACCAACGGCAGACCAAGGCCGGTACCTTTACCGACTCCTTTTGTTGTAAAGAAAGGAGTGAATATTTTGTCCATGTTCTCTTTGGAGATGCCGGTTCCCGTATCACGTATACTTATAAAAACTTCATCTTTTGAACCTTCCAGTCTGATGGTTATTGTTCCCCCGTCGGGCATGGCTTCAACCGCGTTTTTTTCCAGGTTGGTAAGTACCTGCATGAACTGTTCCCGGTCAATATCTGCCATCGGGTTTTCAATACTTTTGATGAACTCAATTTTTATATTGTCAGGGTGAATAATGGAGGCAATACTCCTTCCTGTAAATTCCGTCATATCTGTACTGACCGGATTAAGTTGATTTTTACGCGCAAAATTAAGCAACCCGCTTACTATATTTTTGCAGCGTGCAGCCTGTTCTACAATCAGGTTCAGGTCTTCACGCATAGGATCTTCTTTAGGTGTTTCTTCCATCAGGATGTTGCTGTACATGGAAATAACCCCCAACGGATTATTGAGCTCATGAGCAATGCCGGCAGATAGTTGCCCCATGTGCGCGAGTTTTTCGCTTTGTTTCAGCGCCTGTCGGGCATTGGCAAGGTTTTCATTGCTTATGTTCAGGTCTTCAATAAGTTTATGCAGCTTTTCAATATTGTACGGCAGGCACATCTCCACTTCAGCAAAACCGTTGGCAATAGCGATAGCGTGATCTTCACATGTATCATAACCGCAGGCTCCACAGTTGAGATGGTCCTGTGGTTCAAATTTACCCATGGATTCCAGGATTTGCCGGATCATTTCACGGCTCGGTGCCGGGAAGCGCCTGTCTTCAGGTAGAAATACCTGGCTGAGGTCCAGATCGGAGAATTCTTCCATGTCTTTATGCCATTGCTCTTTGTCCAGGGTGCTCAGCTTTTCACGCGTATAGGTCGTAATGCGGCTGCGGCGTGCATAGCGTTTTCCTCCTTTTGATGTACCGGGCCCCATAATACATCCCTCACAGCAAAGCAGTTCAAGGTTATGGTCGCGTATCAGGCCGTTTTCAAATTCTTTAACAGCATCACGAAAATGTACGCGCCCTTCTGCCACGATTATCCCTCCGTCTGAAATATCCTCCTTAATCTCACTGGCCTGCAGCAATCCCCGGCTTACCGGGAAAACAGCGCCTTTACCCGCTTTTGGCGGATCGAAATCGCTTGGGTCTGCATTGGCCGGTGTGATCCTATATTCGCCGAATAGTTGCCTTAATTCTGTGAATGTCAAGGCAACATCAACTTCGTGGCTTTCTGCTTTCTTTGCTATGCAAGGACCGATAAACACGATTTTTAGATCGTTGCCATATTTTTTCTTCATCACGCGGGACATTGCTACCATCGGCGAAGCTACGGGAGTGAGTGCCCCAACCAGTTGCGGATGGTAATGCTTGATATAAAAAACTATGGCCGGGCAGTCACTCGATATTTCCCCTCTTTGGTTTTTTCTGGCAAAATGCCGCTTGTTATATTCACGGGCGACAAGGTCGGCTCCGAAACTGACCTCGCTTACATAGTCAAACCCAAGCGAACGTGTCATGCCTACAAAAACACGATAATCATCAATTTCGCTAAACTCGGCAGGAAAGCTCGGGGCGATAATAGCCGCCACTTTGTCGTCTGAATTAAGCAATTCTATTACATAGTCTTTTGTATCCAGGAAATACTTGGCATTTTGGCTGCATACCTTAACACAATTGCCACACCCTATACAACGCTCATTAATTACCATTGCCTGACCGTTGACTATGCGAATGGCTTTAACCGGACATTCCCGGATACACGTATAGCAAACCCTGCACTTGTCTTGTTGAGTAAATACCAGTTGGTTAATATAAATGTTTTTGGTCATATATGATCTCTTATTCAAATATCAGATAGTTAATGTCTTGTTTATTATTTTATGAGTATCGGGAAACATTAACACAAAGTTACAGGCGAAAACTCATCACTCATCACCCATCACCCACACCCACACACCCTGCAGCCTGTAACCTGCAGCCTGCAACCATAGAGCAGGTAACTTGATATTAATCATTCCCGATACTCATTTTTTATTTTAGTAATGCAGATTAACCGTTTTTTGAACTTTTTATTAATCCTTCGCAAGCCCCCCCTTCGCAGTCTCCTTATAGATAGATGGCAAGTCATGGCCCGTTTCTTTCATAGCCCTTACCACTTTATCGAAAGGTACCACATGATGTCCGTCGGTCATCCTGGCGTATACGGCGGCATCCAGTGCCCGTGATGCAGCCTGGGCATTCCTTTCTATACAAGGTATTTGCACCAGTCCTTTGATGGGATCACAGGTAAGTCCCAGGAAGTGCTCCAACCCTATAGAAGCCGCATATTCAACATGCCGTATGCTGCCTCCCAGAAGCTGTGCGGCCGCGGCAGCAGCCATGGAACAGGCGCTTCCTACTTCTCCCTGGCATCCAACCTCAGCACCGGATATGCTTGCGTTGGTTTTTATAAGGTTCCCAATGAGACCGGCAGTCGCAAGTGCCCGCAATATCCTTATTTCAGATATGGTGGCTTCGGTTTTGAATAGATATAACACAGCCGGTATTACACCGCACGACCCGCATGTAGGGGCCGTAACAACCTTTCCTCCCGCCGCGTTTTCTTCCGATACGGCCAGCGCATATGCAAAGGTCAGTGGACGCCGGTTAACTATCCCCTGAAATGTCCTGGCCATTGCATAAAAAGACCCTGCCCGCCGCGAAACGCGCAACCCTCCCTGTAATAATCCCTCTGTTTCTATGCCACGGGAAATGGCTTCCTGCATGGCTTCCCAGACTTCCCCCAGGTATTCCCAGAGACCCGGCCCCTCACGCTCCTCCACGAATTCCCAGAATGAATACCCCTTGTTATGGCAGATGGAAAGGATATCTTTCATGGTACTTAACTCATAGATGTTATTTTTTGGCTCCCGTTTTCCATTATCACTGATATCCCCTCCACCGATGCTGTAAGTGGTCCATTCATCCAAAACCGATCCCGCTGCATCGAAAGACTGAAATATAATCCCATTGGGGTGATGGGGCAAATTCTCCGTCTCCTTCCATGTGAATTCCACAGGATATGGCGACAGGGATTCTATGATCGCTTTATCCGTCAGGTGTCCTTTACCGGTGGCCGCCAGACTGCCGTAAAGAGTGACATGATATTTCACGGCTAAAGGATTCCTTTCTTTGAATCTCAGTGCCGCTTTCGCCGGGCCCATCGTATGGCTGCTCGATGGGCCTTTGCCTATCTTGTATATCTCTTGAATAGATTCCATTTCATTTTTCAGGATAACTGAACCGCAAAATTATAAATTACTGCATCAATACCGGAAACCATCTATGTTTTGTTTTAGCCCAACGAAGTTTAGTTTTATAAATAAATACATAATCATATTAATTATATTTTGAATTATATTAGATGTTTTGTAATTTTAAGCGGAAAATTTGCTGATGAACCTGGAAGCTTAAAAATTCAGATAATTATCCTATTTTACCCAAATAAATTTGTGTAAATAAAACCTTAAACCCACAAAATATGAAAAAAAATGTATTTTTCTTCATGATCATCATCTTTCTGATGGTGTCATGTTATCCGGATGGCCCGGAATCGTACGACGATATGGATGTCGTATACACGAATTATGACGATGAATTTAATTTTGCCAGCCAGGGAACCTATGTCATCCCCGACAAAATTGTTAAGATAACCGGTACTCTCGACCAGGGCGAAGATCCTGAGTTCGTAAAGGAACCTTACAACACACAGATGCTTGACAGGATTGAAAGCAACCTTGCAGCACTGGGCTGGACAAAAGTTGATGACCCTGAAACCGCCGATCTGGCTTTGTTCCCGGCTGTCTGGATTAATACAAACGTTTATTATTACTATGATTACTGGTGCTGGTACTATTATTACTATTGCGGTTGGGGATACTATTACCCTGCTGTTACATCCTACACTACCGGTACTTTTGTTATGGCCTTCGTTGCAGCCGGAGAAGAATATGTTGACCCCTATACCGTGTGGGTAGGTATTGCCAATGGCGTGTTATCCGGCGCTTATGATTACGGACGCATTAGCAAGTCTATAGACCAGGCGTTCAAACAATCGCCCTACCTGAAAATCAAATAATCCAAAACTTTAAAACCAAAATAAGATGAAAAGAATATTTGCCTTTATCATATTCGGTTCCCTGTTTTTTGTACCAGGAGTATTTGCTCAACAGGGTGGGCATTTGTCGGTACAATACGATATTAGCTTTGGAATGGGTGATCTGGGTGATTACATTTCCAAAGCAAGTTTTCGCGGTATTTCTGTTCAGTACCGCTATGCTGCTACAGAAAACATCCTTGTGGGCGTAGATGCCGCCTGGTATGTCTTTTATGAAAAAAGAGACTATGACACTTATACCGTTGGAACCCAGTCAATATCCGGTATCCAGTACAGAACTCAGAATGAAATGC from Bacteroidota bacterium carries:
- a CDS encoding 4Fe-4S binding protein — encoded protein: MTKNIYINQLVFTQQDKCRVCYTCIRECPVKAIRIVNGQAMVINERCIGCGNCVKVCSQNAKYFLDTKDYVIELLNSDDKVAAIIAPSFPAEFSEIDDYRVFVGMTRSLGFDYVSEVSFGADLVAREYNKRHFARKNQRGEISSDCPAIVFYIKHYHPQLVGALTPVASPMVAMSRVMKKKYGNDLKIVFIGPCIAKKAESHEVDVALTFTELRQLFGEYRITPANADPSDFDPPKAGKGAVFPVSRGLLQASEIKEDISDGGIIVAEGRVHFRDAVKEFENGLIRDHNLELLCCEGCIMGPGTSKGGKRYARRSRITTYTREKLSTLDKEQWHKDMEEFSDLDLSQVFLPEDRRFPAPSREMIRQILESMGKFEPQDHLNCGACGYDTCEDHAIAIANGFAEVEMCLPYNIEKLHKLIEDLNISNENLANARQALKQSEKLAHMGQLSAGIAHELNNPLGVISMYSNILMEETPKEDPMREDLNLIVEQAARCKNIVSGLLNFARKNQLNPVSTDMTEFTGRSIASIIHPDNIKIEFIKSIENPMADIDREQFMQVLTNLEKNAVEAMPDGGTITIRLEGSKDEVFISIRDTGTGISKENMDKIFTPFFTTKGVGKGTGLGLPLVYGIVKMHKGKIDVTSNNEPENGQTGTEFFIVLPRRSELNP
- a CDS encoding YraN family protein, whose amino-acid sequence is MAEHNETGKKGEDMALEFLQKKGYRILEQNWQLGKNEIDIVARDGDTIVIVEVKTRTSNWAGEPEAFVDRRKQRLLVRAANAYVLRKNLQEEVRFDIIAILTGEENTRINHIPDAFYPTL
- a CDS encoding rRNA pseudouridine synthase, which encodes MQEKGKRENPGKRKPMAGRKSASGKKSAAGTGSPEEKARRKVLRKPDDKPFKKKRDEHPEGKTGFEKKFGKPQTGKFLSKKSREEDKPSEWKKSPVIRKKRISKSSYLKGTDDGLIRLNKFIADAGICSRREADTLIEAGVIKVNGVVVTQVGTKVSPSDKVQYGDQTLSREIMRYVLLNKPKGFITTTDDPYERKTVMQIVSSACKERIYPVGRLDRNTTGLLLLTNDGDLAKKLTHPSHRVMKLYHVTLDKNLTKKDMLAIAEGLELEDGFIKVDGIAYDQVSGSKKDIGLQLHSGRNRIVRRIFESLGYTVVNLDRVVYAGLTKKDLPRGKWRFLTETEVSFLKMK
- a CDS encoding LD-carboxypeptidase, with product MIIPPFLKPGDTVSIVSTARKAEKTYIDKAIGLFREWGFRVVTGRHLYSVQHQFAGSDEERAYDLQQALDDPAIRAVVCARGGYGTVRIIDKIDFTGFSNNPKWIAGFSDVTVLHSHIHRNFGVQTMHAPMPVNLQDEYSREGFESLRKALCGEDCSFFFPPHPLNRPGSCQGLITGGNLSILYSLIGSASQINTAGKILFLEDVDEYLYHIDRMMLGLKRSGMLDNLAGLMIGGMSDMRDNETPYGMTAEEIILDAVKNFNYPVFFSVPAGHIFENRVLILGREAEVVSGRQMSLRYKP
- a CDS encoding L-serine ammonia-lyase, which produces MESIQEIYKIGKGPSSSHTMGPAKAALRFKERNPLAVKYHVTLYGSLAATGKGHLTDKAIIESLSPYPVEFTWKETENLPHHPNGIIFQSFDAAGSVLDEWTTYSIGGGDISDNGKREPKNNIYELSTMKDILSICHNKGYSFWEFVEEREGPGLWEYLGEVWEAMQEAISRGIETEGLLQGGLRVSRRAGSFYAMARTFQGIVNRRPLTFAYALAVSEENAAGGKVVTAPTCGSCGVIPAVLYLFKTEATISEIRILRALATAGLIGNLIKTNASISGAEVGCQGEVGSACSMAAAAAAQLLGGSIRHVEYAASIGLEHFLGLTCDPIKGLVQIPCIERNAQAASRALDAAVYARMTDGHHVVPFDKVVRAMKETGHDLPSIYKETAKGGLAKD
- a CDS encoding DUF4136 domain-containing protein, which translates into the protein MKKNVFFFMIIIFLMVSCYPDGPESYDDMDVVYTNYDDEFNFASQGTYVIPDKIVKITGTLDQGEDPEFVKEPYNTQMLDRIESNLAALGWTKVDDPETADLALFPAVWINTNVYYYYDYWCWYYYYYCGWGYYYPAVTSYTTGTFVMAFVAAGEEYVDPYTVWVGIANGVLSGAYDYGRISKSIDQAFKQSPYLKIK
- a CDS encoding OmpW family protein; the protein is MKRIFAFIIFGSLFFVPGVFAQQGGHLSVQYDISFGMGDLGDYISKASFRGISVQYRYAATENILVGVDAAWYVFYEKRDYDTYTVGTQSISGIQYRTQNEMPILVAVDYLIFTDKVVNPYIGFGIGTLYTERATDMGIWRIVQDPWHFAIKPEAGILAEISGNTSAKIAVKYYNGFKSGDLDSQGFMAVSLGFAFGF